The following is a genomic window from Lagenorhynchus albirostris chromosome 2, mLagAlb1.1, whole genome shotgun sequence.
TGACAGGCCTGCTGCTGGGCAGGCATGGGACCTGCATGGCCACTGCAACATCTTGCAGGGGACACATGCAGGTGTATAAGCCATGGGACATGGGCATGCTAGGACCCAGAGCACAACTGCCAAGTTGTGGAgtaagggggaggagagagggcacTGTTTGTCCCTGAGCAGCTGAACACGGGCCAGGTGGGAGGCTCAGGAGTTCAGGTGGGGATCCATGGCTTGGCTCTGATCCCTCCTTGCCTGTCTCTTCAGGGATCACGTTTTCTCCTTCGACCTTCAAGCCCaagaagaaggggaggggctAGTGCCCAACAAGGTGAGGGGCTGTGTGGGAGGAGGCTGAGGCATGGAGATGAGGCTGGGAAAGGTCTAACTGGGATCAAGTGGGTAGGTAGAAGACTCCAGGAGGAGCCATAGTGTGAGGTGCTTCCAGGTTGCCCCATGATTTTTCCCCTTCTACTTCTCCCGCCAGTATCTAACATGGAGGAGTCAAGACATGGAGAACTGTGCCGTGCGGGGGAAGCTGACGGTGAGGAGTGGGATGAGAATCTTGAGGGAAGGAGATGACCCTGCCTCTAGGCTCTGTCTAAGTGGCCTCCACTGTGCCCATTTCCCCTCACTTCTCTCATCTTGGTCCACAgaggaaaatgtacaggaaaGGGAATTCATGATTTTTAGCTTCCTTTACACACCTCACACAAAAGGAAAGTGAGGCTCTGAGAGGCCaaagaacttgcccaaggccacagaacTAGGAGTAGATAGCTTAGTTGGGACTTCACCCCACACTGCTCTGCCTGGCTCAAGTGGAGCAGCCCTACTTCCTGtgacccccaccccatcccagtcCCAGGGAGCCCTGCCACTGACCGAGAATTCTGGACTTTCTAGGACGAGTGCTACAACTACATTCGTGTTCTCGTTCCCTGGGACTCCCAGACACTCCTTGCCTGTGGAACAAACTCATTCAGCCCCGTGTGCCGCAGTTATGGGGTACAAAGGCGAGGGCGGGGCATCAGGACTGGAGTGGGAGAAGAACCCAAGCTGGGCAATCAGTTCAGTGGGGATGGACCAGCAGGGGTAGGGGAACAGGAGTGCCCAGAGGGGAGGGGTCCGGAAGGGGTGGAGCAAGGAGGCAAGGGGACATGAGGAAGTGGGCTATGCAGCCAGACTCGCAACACCCCAAGGGGTCCAAGAACCTGTTTCCTCTGCCTCCAGATAACTTCGCTGCAGCAGGAGGGTGAGGAGCTGAGCGGGCAGGCTCGATGCCCCTTTGATGCCACCCAGTCCAACGTGGCCGTCTTTGCAGGTATGCACCTGGGCATGTGAGCAGCAGGCATGTGGCCGGAGGGAACTCCCACGTTAGCCCCTTTCCTAATTTGGTCTTTCCCCCATGCTCCTGAGTGGAGGGTTAAGGTAGGGGCCAAGGTCAGGCCAAGGGAGGGGTGTGGGAGGCCCAAGAAGAGCCAAGATACGGATCCCTGAGccctcccctgaccccaccctACCCCTCCAGAGGGCAGCCTGTATTCAGCCACAGCCGCGGATTTCCAGGCCAGTGACGCTGTGGTTTACAGAAGCCTTGGGCCTCAGCCCCCACTCCGCTCCGCCAAGTACGACTCCAAGTGGCTCCGAGGTCAGGGCGGGCCTAGGGCAGGGAGGCTGCTCTTGGGGAGGAGGTGCAGGGGGCGGTCGATGGCAGGcagatggtggtagtggtgagcATGTATGCAGAGGGGAGAGGCTGTGGGGGGCCAGGAGTTTCTGAACAGGTGTAGTTTCTCTTCCATACCTTTCCTGTCACTCTCCCTTCAGAGCCACACTTTGTCCACGCTTTGGAGCATGGAGACCATGTCTACTTCTTCTTCCGAGAAGTCTCTGTGGAGGATGCCCGGCTGGGGAGGGTAAGGAAGTGGGCACCAGGGGTGGGTAGCTAGAGGGCTCTGCTGGATGGTGAGGAGCCAGTCATTCAGGGGAGATTAGGGGCTCCTGGCCCTAATCTCCACAATGCAATCCCCTGGACTCTGAGGCCCCCAACTTGGAGTAGCCCCCAGGCCTCTGCCCCCGCATCCTGCTAGGTCCCTCACCTTGACCCACATTGACCGACACacccttcctttgctgtgcccCTAACATTTGTCTCTTGGTGCTCTAATTCACCACATTGCTCTCACCCTGCTGGCCCTGGGGCTCTCTCTCACCATTCTCCTCGTCTCCAACTCTCCCACACACAGGTACAGTTCTCCCGTGTGGCCCGTGTGTGTAAGCGTGACATGGGCGGCTCACCTCGGGCCTTGGACCGCCACTGGACATCTTTCCTGAAGCTGCGGCTCAACTGCTCTGTCCCTGGGGACTCTACCTTCTATTTTGACGTCTTACAGGCCTTGACAGGGCCTGTGAACTTGTATGGCCGCTCTGCTCTCTTTGGGGTCTTCACCACCCAGACCAATAGGTTGGTACCAGACTAACCGATGTGGCCCCATCTGTCCCCTGCCCCACCAGCATCCAGGTTCCTCTCTCAGCGCCTATTGATGAGGGCAGTGAGCGGAAGCTCCATTCAAAGCCAGTTTGCTGTTCTGCCCACCGTTTTTCTCCTAGCGTGGCCCCCAGGGGCTGCCCCACCCTCTCAGGCTCCGCCCTAATACAGTATATGAAGGGGAACTGCCATGTCTTACCTAGGAGGAACTGTGCTGTCCCTTCCAACACCTAGCCCGCATCCTTTTCTGGCTCCCTCAGCATCCCCGGCTCTGCGGTCTGTGCCTTCTACCTGGATGATATTGAGCGTGGGTTTGAGGGAAAGTTCAAGGAGCAGAGGAGTCTGGATGGGGCCTGGACCCCTGTGTCTGAGGACAGGGTCCCCTCCCCCAGGTACGCAGGGTGGGCGTGGCCTTTGTGGAGGTAGAAACAAGCAGTGTCTGCTCCCCAAATGGGATTATGAGGAGAGGGCAAGGTGTccaaggcctggggagggggctgtagAGGGTTGGCAGCAGGGAAGGGAAGCAGTAGTGTGAATGTCTGCGTGTAGGCGGAACAAGGGTTACCAATCATGTTTGGGAGCAGTGGGTAGGTGGTGGTCACACAGCCTAACTaagccccagctccctgccctaAGGCTCCCTCTTCCTTTGTGTCCACCAGGCCAGGATCCTGTGCAGGAGTAGGTGTAGCTGCATTGTTCCCCTCTTCTCGAGACCTCCCTGATGATGTCCTGACCTTCATCAAGGCTCACCCACTCCTGGACCCTGCCGTGCCACCTGCCACCCATCAACCTCTGCTTACCTTCACCAGCAGGTATGGGGCTAGAAAATGCTGACCACTGCCTTCCCCGCCTCAGCCACTCTTTCCCTGACCCCACAAGGTAAATCATATTGGTAGGAGGAAGAACCCGTGAAAGTGGAAGGGAGAGAGCTAAGAAGGAAACactgggctgggggaagggcagagaaGGGGGTACCCAGACACAGGTGCTGTCCTTGAAACACTCAAGCTTCCACTGGTCAGGTTGTCCTGACCTGAGGCCTATCCCTCCAGGGCCCTACTGACCCAGGTAGCTGTGGATGGCATGGCTGGTCCTTACAGTAATACCACAGTCCTGTTCCTTGGCTCCAACGATGGGACAGTGCTGAAGGTGCTGCCCCCATGGGCGCAATCTGGGGGCCCTGAGCCCATTCTGTTGGAAGAGATCGATGCCTACAGCCCCTCCCGGTGAGCCCTTTGTCCAGCAGTCCCCCTGCAGAGCAGGGATGGGACGTGGAGTGGTAGatggggatatggggatggggtggggactcCAATATTGGAAGttgtggggaagagagagggccTTGGCGAGAAGCTGGACACTGTGTTGGGGCAGAGTAGCCCTATGAGTTGTACTCAGTTGCTTGTATGCCTCCCGCGCTTCTGTTCTTTAACTCACCCAGGGAAAAAGGAGCCTCACCTGCTCCATCTCTGATTCCTTCTGGCCTCACCCTAGGTGCAGTGGGAAGCGGGCAGCCCAAACAGCACGGCGGGTCACAGGGCTGGAGCTGGACACTGAAGGTCACAGGCTCTTTGTGGCTTTTTCTGGCTGTATCATCTACCTCCCTCTCAGTCGATGTGCCCGGCATGGGGCCTGTCGGAGGTGAGAGGGACCTGAGGTCAGGCCCTGCCTGGGTGGGCTCTGGGCCTGCAGGCACACAGGAACACAGGCATAGTGGGTGGCAGGGAAACGCAGGGGATGGTTTGGGGGTGGGTATCTCAAGCATTCTGCAGGTGGGCAGTAACCAGGGACTGGACTAGGGATTGGGGTGGATAGGATTGGGAATATCAGGCTAAGAGCCTCCTGCAGGCCAGGGTGAGAGTGGAAGAGGCAGGGGAATGGAATGTGATTAGGGTGGAGAGGGTCCCAGCCTCACATGACTCAGTTTTCCCTAGGAGCTGTCTGGCTTCTCAGGACCCATACTGTGGATGGGACAGCTCCAGAGGCTGTGTGGATATCAGGGGACCTGGTGGGTAAGTGAGAGGCTCGTGGATCTCCTGAGGAGAAAGTTCCCCACTAAGAGAGGAAGCTGAGGGctagggtgggggatgggggcaaGATGTATACCTGCACTGAGCCGCCTCCATTTCCTCCTAGGATTGATGTGCATCCAGCTGGGAACCAGGAATCCATGGAGCACGATGACTGCCAAGGTAAACAGAAGCGGCAGGGGTAGCTGTAGCCATTGTTGCGCATGGCTCTGACGGCCATAGACACCATCCCAGGTGTGGGCTtttgtctttctctccttctgtggTACAGTCATGCCCATCAGTTCTTCATGAAGCTTCCCTCTGCCCCTATCttcaccctctctctccctttttcatAGATGGAGCTACTGGGAGTCAGTCTGGCACAGGGGATTCTGCTTATGGTGAGTTCTATTGTCCCAACTTCACCTTGCTCAGCCCACACTCACCCAAGTCTGTGCCCCATGGCAGCAGCAGACCAGCACCCTGGACACCCTGAGAGAGTCTCAAAAAAGGGTTAGCATCCTCCAAATACCTAGCATAGGgctcagtgcttggcacataatagggTGCTTAACAGATAgtttttgaacaaataaatgaaagagtgCCTTGCATAGTGAGCCCTCGCCCATTTCCAGAGGAAAATGAAGGCTGCACTTCTGGACCTTTGGGCTCCAAAGGGGGTGCGGGAACCCGCTGAATGGGTATCAGAGGTGGAGAGCAGGAGCCTCACTGGCTCTGACCTGGTCTCTGTCACCAGTGCTTCTGAGTCCTGGTCCTTCCCCTGAGACCCCAAGCCCCCCCAGTGATGCCCACCCCCGGCCCCAGTCTTCCACTCTTGGAGCTCACACTCAGGGTAAGGGGGCTGGCTGGGAGGGATAGGAGTGAACTGTGGGGCTGCTGATTCTTGAAGAATTCTAAGCCCCTCACTGATCGCAGTTTGGTGCTCACTAATAATGCCTGTTTGgagcctcccctcccagccccgcctccctCAGCACGGGCAGAGTTTGGCAGTTGTTCTTGGCATGGCTACAGGGGCCAGAGCTGGGATGGGGACTCCCCAGGCCCAAGCTCTAGCTTGCGTGTGAAAGGTAGTTCGGTGGGTTGTGTGTGTTGAGGGGTCAGGGGAGGTGATTCCTAAAGAGGGTCAAAGCTGCGTTGGAGCTGAGCAGCAGGAGAGAGGCGACACTTCGGAACCTGCCATCCCGCTGGCCCACCTTCCCtgagcctccctcctccctccttcctctcggTCGGCAGGCGTGCGACGGGACCTCCCGCCAGCCTCAGTCTCCCGCGCCATCCCCATCCCACTCCTCCTGGCCTGTGTGGCCGCAGCCTTCGCCCTGGGCGCCTCGGTCTCTGGCCTTCTGGTCTCCTGCGCTTGTCGCCGCGCCCACAGACGTCGGAGCAAGGATATCGAGACTGCGGGGCTCCCGCGCCCTCTCTCCCTTCGCAGCTTGGCCCGTCTGCACGGGGCGGGCCCAGAGCCGCAGCCAACGTCCAAGGACGGAGGGGGCGCACAGACACCCCAGCTCTACACCACCTTCCTGCCTCCTCCCGAGGGCGTACCCCCGCCGGAGCTGGCTTGCCTGCCCACCCCGGAGTCCACGCCGGAGCTGCCGGTCAAGCACCTCCGCCACGCCGGGGGTCCCTGGGAGTGGAACCAGAACGGGAACAACGCCAAGGAGGGCCGGGGCCGCGCCCGGGGCGGGAACACAGCGGGCGGCCCCGCGCCGCGCGTGCTGGTGAGGCCGCCGCCGCCCGGCTGTCCCGGGCAGGCCGTGGAAGTCACCACCCTGGAGGAACTGCTGCGCTACCTGCACGGCCCGCAGCCGCCCAGGAAGGAGGTGGAGCCCCCGGCCGCCGCCCCTTTCACCTCGCGGGCGCTGCCGCCCgagcccgcccccgcccccaccctctTTGCCGGCCCCTGCCTGCTCCCCCGGGACTGTGCCACGCCTCGGAGGCTGGACGTGCCCCCGGAGGGCAAGCGCCCGGCCCCCGCCACCCGGCCTGCTCTCTCTGCCCCAGCTCCCCGGCTCGGGGTGGGCGGCAACCGGAGGTTGCCCTTCTCCACGCACCGTGCACCCCCCGCGCTGCTCACCCGAGTACCCTCGGGAGGCCCCTCCAGGTACTCCGGGGGTGCCGGGAGACACCTCCTGTACCTGGGCCGGCCTGAGGGGCACCGGGGCCGCGCCCTGAAGAGGGTGGACGTCGAGAAGCCCCAGGTGCCCCTGAAGCCTCCCCTCGTCGGGCCTTCCTCGCAGTCGGCCGTCCCTAGTGGCAaccattttaacttttaaagggaGCTGCTCCAAGGCCTCAAATGGTACCCTCGAGGCCCATGCCCTCAGAGGCCGTGAGCGTGGACGCATCTCCAAGGACAGatcacctccctctctccttgtTCCACACCTCCAGCCTTCCTGGACTCTGAGAGTCTCCCGGGGTCCCCGCCCGCCCCGGGTTTATTTATTGACTGCCGACTGTCTTTCCCCCGTCCTCGAGAGAGGAGTGGGAGGTGAGAAGCTCGCCCCCTCAGTGAGCCAGCTTTTCGGGGGGAACTGGCACACTCcaactcccccacctccctcagccAAGCTGCCTTAACTCGCCCCTCCGGGCCTCCACAGACTGGGCCCCGGGCGGGCCGCACGGCGGACGGACGGGGCTGCGCCACGCCCGTTGTGTAGAGTCCTCGGGCCTCCTGGGACGTGCCTCCTCCTACTGTGTAGGAGCCTCCCCTTCCCAATACAGCTGTGTCCCCGAGCCGCTGCCTGACTTTACTcgcggagggggcggggcgggagtcGGTCGGCTGCTCTGAGCCCTTTTTCTCCAGAATCTCTGCCTTCAACTTGGCCTTGAGCTCTCTCCCGAGTAATTGGGATGGCTGCGCTCCCACAGGGGTTTATCACGAAAGATTTCCTGAAGGAGGCAAGCTAAGAAATGGTGCGTGGAGATGAACCAGGACCCAGGAGACCCCGGGTAGAATTTAGGTGAGGTTAGGGAGGGTACTCCGAGCACGTTTCTGGACCGAGATAAGAGGGACTTTTTCGTAGAATGCtctatggggtggggggagggtatttttggagaaataaaatgaagctgCAGCGTAAGTGACTGAAGTTTCACATCAGGAAATCTTGTCATAAAGGGAATTTGGCTGGAAAAACCTGGGTCGCAAGAGGGGtaggctgcaaaaaaaaaaaccccagcaaagtACTGGTGAAGTTAGGGGTTTGCCCCAGCAGTTCCCTAAGGAGCAGTTCCCCTTCGCGGAGCCAGAGGGGTGCCGAGAAGCGTATTTTATTGCACGCATGCGTAGCCTCCTCTCAAGGACTCCCAGGCCGCACTCGAGCCCCGCGCGCCGAAGATCAGCTAGCGTGTGTCGTGAGGTTCCTCTGGCCCGGGCTGGGTGCAGATACCTGTCCGTTACTCCCGGGGGCCAATGAGAGGGACGAGCAGGACGGCCTGCCCTGCCCACTGCCTGGAGCGAAAGACCTCGCGCGGGCGGTGGCTGCTTTTGCGGATTTAGAAGTCTCGTTTTTACCGGCGCGTGGCGGGGATATCCACCGGGTTGGAGCCCTAGGCCGCCCTGCCGCTGGCGCCTCCTGGAGGCCAGACCACGCCTTGCAGCTAAGGAAGCCTCGCCAGTTCCTCTCCGGGTTTTTTGCCTAAAAGCCCTCGACAGGAATCCGCTGGGAACAGTTTGAAGAACGCTGAGATGGTTTCTAGCTCCGCCCTTTACGCTTGTGATCCTGCCTAGTCAAAGCTCTACCCTAAGCCTCCGTTTCCCCACCTGAAAAATGGGGTTGAGAGGCTCAAGTACGATAATGTACGTGAAAACCCTTTCTCAAGGAGAAAACATGGTATCTTGTGAGATGGTGGTTCCTTCAAACTCACCCTGGGCTATTATTCCTAACTTTGCGATCTGCTTCTACTCAGCAATCCGTTTCCCTTTGTATCCTTACAAACTTCGTTTATAGATTTTACCCTCAAGGTTTTTAAATGCCCTCTGAACACTTCTCACACATCGGATAGCTTGTTCCACCAAATTTGGCTGTCCTCCAGAGTCTACCCGCTTTCTGCTTGGAGCTTGTTTCACCGGGTTGGAGAGGTCCTTTAGATCTCAATTTTTTCTCACTGGATGCTTTACTTAAACCGAGATACTTTGAAATCATTGATAGTTGCTAGATagtggaggagagaaaggaagaagtaaagaatCTTTCCAGTCACCTGACTTCATTATCCTTTTCAAACCAAGccaggacaaagaaaaattctaagaCTGCAACCTTTCATAGCCCTCTAAGGGCCAAGTCTCACAGATACTTCAGTTCTTGCCCTGAAGGTGGTCACAAAGGGGTAAAAGATCCTCAGGTTCAAATGCAGACCCAAAAGAGAAGTACAATCGAAATTTAACAATTTACAGGTTAAAGTCCTGGTTTCAGTTTAATTGTAAAGGATGTTCATTTATTAGAATTTCTAAActatggggactttcctggtggtccagtggttaagaattcgctttccagtgcaggggacactggtacaatccctggtcggggaacaaagatctcacatgctgtggggcaactaagcccgtgtggcaatgaaagatcccacctgcgacaactaagacctgacgcagccaaaaataaataaatattaacaaacaaaaacactatggCAACTTCTCTAGCCAAGAATGCCTAAGCTGGACTCTCAGAACCTTCTCAGGGCTAGTGAAAGCAACTATGTTGCAGTGAGAGCAACAGTCCTTGGACTCTGCCCCTTAATAATTTTATGGGTGACCTTGGCAATTCCACTAACCTCTCCGCGCCTCAATTTCTTTTGTAAAGTATGGAAAGAACATATGCCAACATGGGGTTTATAAAACACCATATAAATATATAGGCTTAAGTTAAGTGCTTTGTGGGAAACGGTTATTTGCCCAAAATAGACTATTAAGAATGCAATTCATGAGCACTCATCCTGAAACACCTCATCCTGACAGCAGTGAATAATAAATTAGGGATAAACTGAAAGAAATTATTATCACTATCAATACAGGGATAAACATGATCCTAACTCAGGAATCTGctgatagtctttttttaaaaaatacatttatttattttatttatttttggccatgttgggtcttcgttgctgcatgcaggctttctctagttgcggtgagcaggggctactcttcgttgtggtgcacgggcttctcattgcggtggcttctcttattgctgagcatgggctctaggcatgcgggcttcagtagttgtggcatgtgggctcagtagttgtggcttgcgggctctatagcgcaggctcggtagttgtggcacatgggcttagctgctccgcagcatgtgggatctttgcagaccagggcttgaacccgtgtcccctgcattggcaggcggattcttaactactgtgccaccagggaagccctgatagtctttttctaaaattaggaTATTAGCTCAAACTTTGTCTTTAGAAAAAACAGAATGTACCAACAGGATAAAGTTGTCATCCTGAGGGATTTCTAAGCTGATTTCTCAGAGGTATCCTGGGAGGTTATGGAGAAACCAGGGCCCCAGTAGGCAGAGTCCAACAGCTTGTATAAAGCTTTGGGGACCTGAAACACAGAAGGTTCCACAGTCACAAAGCTTGAAAAGCTGTTCAGCATCTTGGGTTCTTTGGTAGCTAAGTCATAGGGGCCTGAGCTATTATTATCTCTCAGATTTATGTCTCCTTGATGCTACTACCGCACCCTTGGGAACCACACAGGTGTGAGTCACTCTCTGTTACTTAATCCAGCAGTTGACCCTTCAGAACTGTTGACTCATAAGAATTTAAGGTCACATGTATGAGAGTAAGATTGAAGTACATGGATAAAATATGAAGTCTGTGAATCCAAAAGATCACCTATCTTTACCAGGTGTATTAGGGTCCCAAGAGAAAATAGTTGACATGCTCAAAATAATGAAGGGCTCCTTTTAAAAAGTGTTGGCAGGCTAGTAAAAGTGTTGGAGGCTAGTAACAGCCTTACACCTGAAAGGACAAAGGGAGGTAATGGCTACTGAGACTTGGAAGGAGAGATTGCATTGAGTGGGGCAGTGGCCTTTAATCAAAGGATACAGCTAGGTCCAGGTGACCCCAAGGGAGGGAACCTGGGAAATCAATACACTGATTTCAGTCTTTTGTCTCCATCCAGTCTCCTGCCCAGAGCTCCCTACTGACTGAATCCAACTGGAAGCCAAAGCACAGGGAACCCGTTGCTGAAATTCATACAGGTTAGCCTCCCAGGATAGAGAACGAGATACAGTAAGGAGGAAAGTGATCTAAAGGAAAGACAGAACAATCCAGCACACCTAGAGATGAAGACCCCATCCATTTCCTGCAAGAGAGGTTATCTTTGACTCTCCTCGCTCAAGTGTTGCTGACCAGCAGCTTTATGGAGATGCCTCCTGAATTAGTTTTGGAGCAAAACTTACTTTGGGGATTTTGCTAGAAAGGCTGCTTGGAGAATTTACTTCTCTCCAGTTTCTTAACTGCAATTTGAGATGAATTAAGCTGCCCAAAGTCAAGTGAGACGGTATTGTGACTAAAGGATAAACTACAGAGGAAAAAACACTACTAACTCTATGTAGAAACTgtagttttagaaagaaaaaaatttttttaagctgagGGACTTGGGGCAAAGTCACAGCCTGTTTTTTAATATCTACATAATGAAGATAATACACACCTTGCAAGAtaggtgtgtttgtgtgcatgcaAAGTTCCTAGCTCATTGACGGACACGTAGCACAAACTAAAAGCATGTTATTATTTATGATATTGGCCTCTCTCTAAAATACCATTTTACTTTACAGTAAGAACTTTCTTAAACTTTAGGACTGTTTATGGTAGCAGAGTGCAGCCCCACACCTGGCTCAGGGGTCCCCTATAGTCTAAACTTACTGGTAGCTATCAGACATCTTGCAGAAACTCCTACATAGGTGTAATTATCACTAGGCTGCTCCCACTTCAaccttctcttgtattttctacCTACTGATCTTGGAGTAGAGGGCTCACtttcacagagagagaaaatcttAGGCAAGTTGCCCTAGTTCATGGTTTTTTCCATCATTTAAGAATATTTACCCTTCAGAGAACTCTAGGTTCCTATCTCTCCAATTCCCTTCCAACTTTCCCATATGCCTGATGATTTTTCtcactaggatttttttttttatttttggctgcactgggtctttgttgccgcatgcgggctttctctagttgtggtgagcaggggctactcttcgttgcggtgagcgggcttctcattgaggtggcttcttttgttgtggagcacgggctctaggcgcgcaggtttcagtagttgtggcacgtgggctcagtagttgtggctcctgggctctagagcgcaggctcagtagttgtggcgcacaggcttagttgctccgcggcatgtggaatcttcctggaccagggctcgaacccgtgtcccctgccttggcaggcggattcttaaccactacaccaccagggaaaccctctcgCTAGGATTTTAATTCAACACTTTCAGTTCTTTGCTTCTCAAGGCTTTTTGAGTTCCTGCTCTTTTTCTCTCGGCAGAGCAAAGaccatatatacatttatgagGTACCTGCCAGATGCACCTTATAGTTAATATGTACACAGTACTGTTTACCAAAAAGCAATTATCCACATGCAACCTAGTACATGGTAAGCGTTCAATTTCCTAAATACTGACTTTGAGAGCTTACCTGGAGATTCTAATGTTGAACATTGATACTTATATGTCCTTGACTTTGGTTttaccctatttatttatttattttaaatttattaattttatttattttttatttttgtctgtgttgggtcttcgttgctgcacgcgggctttctctagttgcggcgagcgggggctactcttctttgcagtgcgcaggcttctcattgcggtggcttctcttgttgcggagcagggactctagacacgcgggctacattagttgtggtgcgcgggctctagagtgcaggctcggtagttgtggcgcacaggtttagttgctccgcggcatgtgggatcttcccggaccagggcttgaacccgtgtcccctgcactggcaggtggattcttaaccactgctccaccagggaagccctaccctccTTTATCTGAGAAAGGCATCTTTATTGCCGATGGACCAGCTTTTGAGAACACTATACACTAGACGGGAACACCCAAGTAGCCAGCCAAGTGGGTCCGTTCAACCCTGGCTATCAACAGGGATTGCGCCACAACCAGACTGCTACGcatatttacttaataaatatgtgCTGAATTAGACTGAGATAACAACAAGCACCTTATCAACTAAGAGTAGCTTAGAAGCCAGCAGAGTAAATGCACTATGTCCAAGCCTCCCTGGGCCTGATGTTCTTCCCGTACCCCGCCCCTTATCTTGGCATTGACTTAACTCCCACACAAGGCACAGAATCATTTACTTCAGCTACTATTCTCCTCTCTTGGTTGTTTGCTTTTAGGGAATGGAGTGGgggataaaagaaggaaagaagatgtAAATTAATAAGCCAGTCAAAAGTTCTCTCCATTCTCACTTCAGTTCTTACCTCAACTTGCTCTGCCTCTTAAGAATACCAGCTGAGGAGTAGCTAGATAAGGAAAAGGTAGAGAGTGTGAATGGGTCAGAAGAGGCACCAAAGAGGGGAAAGAAGATGCTCCCCCCACCAAAACCACCCTCCCACTGCTCCACCCTCATTAG
Proteins encoded in this region:
- the SEMA6C gene encoding semaphorin-6C isoform X3 — encoded protein: MPRDPRFMPLLLLLLLLSLPHTQAAFPQDPLPLLTSDLQGISPLSWFRGLEDDAVVAELGLDFQRFLTLNRTLLVAARDHVFSFDLQAQEEGEGLVPNKYLTWRSQDMENCAVRGKLTDECYNYIRVLVPWDSQTLLACGTNSFSPVCRSYGITSLQQEGEELSGQARCPFDATQSNVAVFAEGSLYSATAADFQASDAVVYRSLGPQPPLRSAKYDSKWLREPHFVHALEHGDHVYFFFREVSVEDARLGRVQFSRVARVCKRDMGGSPRALDRHWTSFLKLRLNCSVPGDSTFYFDVLQALTGPVNLYGRSALFGVFTTQTNSIPGSAVCAFYLDDIERGFEGKFKEQRSLDGAWTPVSEDRVPSPRPGSCAGVGVAALFPSSRDLPDDVLTFIKAHPLLDPAVPPATHQPLLTFTSRALLTQVAVDGMAGPYSNTTVLFLGSNDGTVLKVLPPWAQSGGPEPILLEEIDAYSPSRCSGKRAAQTARRVTGLELDTEGHRLFVAFSGCIIYLPLSRCARHGACRRSCLASQDPYCGWDSSRGCVDIRGPGGIDVHPAGNQESMEHDDCQDGATGSQSGTGDSAYGVRRDLPPASVSRAIPIPLLLACVAAAFALGASVSGLLVSCACRRAHRRRSKDIETAGLPRPLSLRSLARLHGAGPEPQPTSKDGGGAQTPQLYTTFLPPPEGVPPPELACLPTPESTPELPVKHLRHAGGPWEWNQNGNNAKEGRGRARGGNTAGGPAPRVLVRPPPPGCPGQAVEVTTLEELLRYLHGPQPPRKEVEPPAAAPFTSRALPPEPAPAPTLFAGPCLLPRDCATPRRLDVPPEGKRPAPATRPALSAPAPRLGVGGNRRLPFSTHRAPPALLTRVPSGGPSRYSGGAGRHLLYLGRPEGHRGRALKRVDVEKPQVPLKPPLVGPSSQSAVPSGNHFNF
- the SEMA6C gene encoding semaphorin-6C isoform X1, which codes for MPRDPRFMPLLLLLLLLSLPHTQAAFPQDPLPLLTSDLQGISPLSWFRGLEDDAVVAELGLDFQRFLTLNRTLLVAARDHVFSFDLQAQEEGEGLVPNKYLTWRSQDMENCAVRGKLTDECYNYIRVLVPWDSQTLLACGTNSFSPVCRSYGITSLQQEGEELSGQARCPFDATQSNVAVFAEGSLYSATAADFQASDAVVYRSLGPQPPLRSAKYDSKWLREPHFVHALEHGDHVYFFFREVSVEDARLGRVQFSRVARVCKRDMGGSPRALDRHWTSFLKLRLNCSVPGDSTFYFDVLQALTGPVNLYGRSALFGVFTTQTNSIPGSAVCAFYLDDIERGFEGKFKEQRSLDGAWTPVSEDRVPSPRPGSCAGVGVAALFPSSRDLPDDVLTFIKAHPLLDPAVPPATHQPLLTFTSRALLTQVAVDGMAGPYSNTTVLFLGSNDGTVLKVLPPWAQSGGPEPILLEEIDAYSPSRCSGKRAAQTARRVTGLELDTEGHRLFVAFSGCIIYLPLSRCARHGACRRSCLASQDPYCGWDSSRGCVDIRGPGGIDVHPAGNQESMEHDDCQDGATGSQSGTGDSAYVLLSPGPSPETPSPPSDAHPRPQSSTLGAHTQGVRRDLPPASVSRAIPIPLLLACVAAAFALGASVSGLLVSCACRRAHRRRSKDIETAGLPRPLSLRSLARLHGAGPEPQPTSKDGGGAQTPQLYTTFLPPPEGVPPPELACLPTPESTPELPVKHLRHAGGPWEWNQNGNNAKEGRGRARGGNTAGGPAPRVLVRPPPPGCPGQAVEVTTLEELLRYLHGPQPPRKEVEPPAAAPFTSRALPPEPAPAPTLFAGPCLLPRDCATPRRLDVPPEGKRPAPATRPALSAPAPRLGVGGNRRLPFSTHRAPPALLTRVPSGGPSRYSGGAGRHLLYLGRPEGHRGRALKRVDVEKPQVPLKPPLVGPSSQSAVPSGNHFNF